From a single Myotis daubentonii chromosome 5, mMyoDau2.1, whole genome shotgun sequence genomic region:
- the LOC132234747 gene encoding dual specificity protein kinase CLK3-like, producing the protein MHQCKRYRSPEPHPYLSYRWKRRRPYSREHEGRLRYPSRWEPPSWRCRSRSHDRLPSQRRYRERRGSGTYRCEERSPSFGEDYYGSSRSHQRPRDWELYRTRKHAHHCHCHCHRRRPRAGSSASSRSQQSSTCCRQSVEDDKEGHLVCRVGDWLQERYEIVGDLGKGTFGKVVECLDHARGKSQVALKIIRNVDKYREAARLEINVLQKIKEKDKENQFLCVFMYDWFNFHGHMCIAFELLGKNTFEFLKENHFQPYPLPHVRHMAYQLCHALRFLHENRLTHTDLKPENILFVNSEFETLYNEHTGCEERSVKDTSIRVADFGGATFDHEHHTTIVATRCYRPPEVILELGWAQPCDVWSIGCILFEYYRGFVLFQTHENREHLVMMEKILGPIPSHMIHRTRKQKYFYKGALVLDENSSDGQYVMENYKPLERYMLQDSLEHVQLFDLMRRMLEIDPAQRITLAEALLHPFFAGLTPEERSFHTSHNPSL; encoded by the coding sequence ATGCATCAGTGTAAGCGATACCGCtcccctgagccacacccgtACCTGAGCTACCGATGGAAGAGAAGGAGGCCTTACAGTCGGGAGCACGAAGGGAGACTGCGATACCCATCTCGATGGGAGCCTCCATCCTGGAGATGTCGATCAAGAAGCCATGACCGCTTACCCTCCCAGAGGCGGTACCGGGAGCGCCGTGGTAGCGGCACATACCGATGTGAAGAGCGGAGCCCATCTTTTGGAGAGGACTACTATGGATCGTCACGGTCCCATCAACGTCCCCGGGATTGGGAGCTGTACCGGACTCGCAAACATGCCCACCATTGCCATTGCCATTGCCACAGACGCCGCCCCAGGGCTGGTAGCAGTGCCTCCTCGAGAAGCCAACAGAGCAGTACGTGCTGCCGCCAGAGCGTGGAAGATGACAAGGAGGGCCACCTGGTGTGCCGGGTCGGCGATTGGCTCCAAGAGCGATATGAGATTGTGGGGGACCTGGGCAAAGGCACCTTTGGCAAGGTGGTGGAGTGCTTGGACCATGCCAGAGGGAAGTCTCAAGTTGCCCTGAAGATCATTCGCAACGTGGACAAGTACCGGGAGGCTGCCCGACTAGAAATCAATGTTCTccaaaaaatcaaggaaaaggaCAAAGAGAACCAGTTCTTGTGCGTCTTCATGTACGATTGGTTTAACTTCCACGGTCACATGTGCATCGCCTTTGAGCTCCTGGGCAAGAACACCTTTGAGTTCCTGAAGGAGAATCATTTCCAGCCTTACCCCCTACCACATGTCCGGCACATGGCCTACCAGCTCTGCCATGCCCTGAGATTTCTACATGAGAACCGACTGACCCACACAGACTTGAAGCCAGAGAACATCCTGTTTGTCAATTCTGAGTTTGAAACGCTCTACAATGAGCACACGGGCTGTGAGGAGAGGTCAGTGAAGGACACCAGCATCCGAGTTGCTGACTTCGGCGGTGCTACCTTTGACCACGAGCATCACACAACCATTGTGGCCACTCGCTGTTACCGCCCACCTGAGGTGATCCTAGAGCTGGGCTGGGCACAGCCCTGTGACGTCTGGAGCATTGGCTGCATTCTCTTCGAGTATTACAGGGGCTTCGTACTTTTCCAGACCCACGAAAACCGAGAGCATTTGGTGATGATGGAGAAGATCCTAGGGCCCATCCCATCACACATGATCCACCGTACCAGGAAgcagaaatatttttacaaagGGGCCCTGGTTTTGGATGAGAACAGTTCTGATGGCCAGTATGTGATGGAGAACTACAAGCCTCTGGAGAGGTACATGCTCCAAGACTCCCTGGAGCATGTGCAGCTGTTTGACCTGATGAGGAGGATGTTAGAGATTGACCCTGCCCAGCGCATCACACTGGCGGAGGCCCTGCTGCACCCCTTCTTTGCTGGCCTCACCCCTGAGGAGCGGTCCTTCCACACCAGCCACAACCCCAGCTTATGA